In Acidimicrobiales bacterium, one DNA window encodes the following:
- a CDS encoding GerMN domain-containing protein yields the protein MRNLVAVVALLVVLAACSDTDSVVTVDSTSTTIETTTTQPSSTTSAATSSTDGADSTTTLVDPTDTVPLDGGAVAVYFTTGDGADCSTVEEWARPELAEMTALEAALTHLVAGPTPDEIAEGAGSNFSAATADSLVRVTHDESGYVVVDLTDHGGWVSLSSASCSSAALLAQLNATVFQFGDVDRVRYELDGSCERMFNVLQSECTEFDRSGSISLALAERADGRGCAPGEGPLGDGRWFGFVADGSSDQAINFDLACWFTGAAAVQASAEDGEESPPPNDYYVRNSVSTIRVMNPGPGATALWYPSGDPTEFNETDIATWLEWRSTQEFQLGVWIDTADGQIIRIVEQWVP from the coding sequence ATGAGGAATCTCGTCGCTGTCGTCGCCCTCCTGGTGGTATTGGCGGCGTGCTCTGACACCGACTCGGTGGTCACCGTCGATTCGACCTCGACCACCATCGAGACGACAACCACCCAACCCAGCTCGACCACTTCCGCCGCGACGTCATCCACCGATGGCGCCGACAGCACGACCACCCTGGTCGACCCCACCGACACGGTCCCCCTCGACGGTGGCGCCGTGGCCGTCTACTTCACAACCGGCGACGGTGCCGACTGCTCGACAGTCGAGGAATGGGCCAGACCCGAGCTGGCCGAGATGACCGCCCTGGAGGCCGCCTTGACCCACCTGGTCGCGGGCCCCACCCCAGACGAGATCGCCGAGGGCGCCGGGTCGAACTTCTCGGCCGCCACCGCCGATTCGTTGGTCAGGGTCACCCATGACGAGAGCGGCTATGTGGTCGTCGACCTAACCGACCATGGTGGCTGGGTTTCGCTGTCTTCTGCCAGTTGCTCGTCGGCCGCCCTGCTGGCGCAGCTGAACGCGACCGTGTTCCAGTTCGGCGACGTCGACCGTGTCCGCTACGAACTCGACGGCAGCTGCGAGCGCATGTTCAATGTTCTGCAGAGCGAATGCACCGAGTTCGACCGTTCGGGGTCGATCAGCCTGGCACTCGCCGAACGGGCCGATGGGCGCGGCTGCGCGCCGGGCGAAGGGCCGCTCGGCGACGGGCGCTGGTTCGGATTCGTCGCGGACGGGTCGTCCGACCAGGCCATCAACTTCGACTTGGCGTGCTGGTTCACCGGCGCCGCCGCCGTTCAGGCCAGCGCCGAAGACGGCGAAGAGTCGCCGCCACCCAACGACTACTACGTCCGCAACAGCGTCAGCACGATTCGGGTGATGAACCCGGGACCCGGGGCCACCGCACTGTGGTATCCGTCGGGCGACCCCACCGAGTTCAACGAAACCGACATCGCCACGTGGCTCGAATGGCGCTCAACCCAGGAGTTTCAGCTGGGCGTGTGGATCGACACCGCCGACGGGCAGATCATCCGCATCGTCGAGCAGTGGGTGCCGTAG
- the deoD gene encoding purine-nucleoside phosphorylase, which translates to MATPHIRAEAGDYAEVVLMPGDPLRAKFIADTYLDDVRQVNDVRNMLGFTGTYEGKPVSVQGSGMGVPSLSIYATELIREFGVKKIVRVGSCGAIVDGLDLGDVVFGMAAGTDSIVNRARVQGRDFAAAADWNLLRSCVESAEARGISAKVGRLFTSDFFYDPAGDSTFDMLARWGFMAVEMEAAGLYGVAIENGAAALAVCTVSDHIMRGEHMSIDDRERSFDDMIRAVLSGALD; encoded by the coding sequence ATGGCAACTCCACACATTCGCGCCGAGGCCGGCGACTATGCCGAGGTCGTCTTGATGCCCGGAGACCCGCTGCGGGCCAAGTTCATCGCCGACACCTACCTGGACGACGTTCGACAGGTCAACGACGTTCGCAACATGCTGGGCTTCACCGGAACGTACGAGGGCAAACCGGTGTCGGTTCAGGGCTCGGGCATGGGCGTGCCCTCGTTGTCGATCTATGCAACCGAGCTGATTCGCGAGTTCGGCGTAAAGAAGATCGTGCGGGTCGGCTCCTGCGGAGCCATCGTCGACGGCCTGGACCTGGGCGACGTCGTGTTCGGCATGGCGGCGGGCACCGACTCGATCGTCAACCGGGCCAGGGTGCAGGGGCGCGACTTCGCCGCCGCTGCCGACTGGAACCTGCTGCGCTCGTGTGTCGAGTCGGCCGAGGCCAGGGGCATCAGCGCCAAGGTCGGCCGGCTGTTCACCAGCGACTTCTTCTATGACCCCGCGGGCGACTCGACGTTCGACATGCTGGCGCGGTGGGGGTTCATGGCCGTCGAGATGGAGGCCGCGGGCCTTTACGGCGTCGCCATCGAGAACGGGGCCGCGGCGCTGGCCGTGTGCACCGTCAGCGACCACATCATGCGCGGCGAGCACATGTCGATAGACGACCGCGAACGCAGCTTCGACGACATGATCCGCGCTGTACTTTCCGGCGCTCTCGACTAG
- a CDS encoding (2Fe-2S)-binding protein, which translates to MQIEMTINGVVHSGDVEPRTLLVHHIRDSVGLTGTNIGCDTSSCGACTVHVDGQSVKSCTMLAVQANGASITTIEGMASPDGTLHPMQQAFMENHGLQCGYCTPGMVMAATSLLDENPNPTEAEVREGLEGNLCRCTGYHNIVKAVLAAAEGS; encoded by the coding sequence ATGCAGATCGAGATGACCATAAACGGCGTCGTCCACAGCGGCGACGTCGAACCCAGGACACTGTTGGTGCATCACATCCGAGATTCGGTGGGATTGACCGGCACCAACATCGGATGCGACACCTCGTCGTGTGGTGCCTGCACCGTGCACGTCGATGGCCAGTCGGTGAAGAGTTGCACCATGCTGGCGGTGCAGGCCAACGGGGCCTCGATCACCACCATCGAGGGGATGGCTTCGCCAGACGGAACCCTTCACCCAATGCAGCAGGCCTTCATGGAGAACCATGGCCTTCAGTGCGGTTACTGCACCCCGGGCATGGTCATGGCGGCCACATCGTTGCTCGACGAGAACCCAAACCCGACCGAGGCCGAGGTGCGCGAAGGGCTCGAGGGCAACCTGTGTCGCTGCACCGGCTACCACAACATCGTGAAGGCCGTTCTGGCCGCAGCTGAGGGGAGCTGA
- a CDS encoding DUF885 family protein — MADIFEVSSLALDRLHELDPVLSTFEGDYANASEWTDFSPAGTAAVRDFWQALRTDALDATADGRFGTLAQRVLVDECDVRLADIDRRWSVRDLNNIVSPWQYIREVFSQAPTSSVADWEAICTPSRPWTRRWAAISIVERGHRDWRGARPPPGRDRHRTGTAGCGP, encoded by the coding sequence GTGGCAGACATCTTCGAAGTCAGTTCTCTAGCGCTCGACCGCTTGCACGAACTCGACCCGGTCCTATCGACCTTCGAGGGCGACTACGCGAACGCCTCAGAGTGGACCGACTTCTCGCCCGCGGGAACGGCCGCCGTCCGCGACTTCTGGCAGGCCCTGCGAACCGACGCCCTCGACGCAACCGCCGATGGTCGCTTCGGCACACTGGCACAGCGAGTCCTGGTCGACGAGTGCGACGTGCGCCTGGCCGACATCGACCGGCGCTGGAGTGTGCGAGACCTCAACAACATCGTGTCGCCGTGGCAGTACATACGCGAAGTGTTCTCCCAGGCACCAACCTCTAGCGTCGCCGACTGGGAAGCGATCTGCACTCCCTCGAGACCATGGACAAGGCGCTGGGCGGCTATCTCGATCGTTGAACGCGGGCATCGAGACTGGCGAGGTGCCCGCCCGCCGCCAGGTCGAGATCGCCATCGAACAGGGACGGCAGGCTGCGGGCCCTGA
- a CDS encoding DUF885 domain-containing protein, giving the protein MPARRQVEIAIEQGRQAAGPDSSFGPMLDTFGEAVADDSDLAPLRPRVVAAIESAKHAYAQATDWLEAHLLPAANPRDAVGHDAYVAATRIWLGADIDPIATYEWGWEELARLGEDLRAACARIDPDATVDQVLERLGTDPSMCAADAQEFLALMQQRQEQALSELDGTHFVVDPRIRTLEVKAAPPGGAAAPHYSAPSEDFSRPGRVWYPMEGRTTFPLFEEVTTAYHEGFPGHHLQAGTALALGDQLSRFHRMSIWHPGSGEGWALYAERLMGELGYLDKPEYEVGLIMSQTLRACRIVIDIGCHLELTIPDGSPVGAGQTWSYELGVEMMMKVAHQTRHMSESEMVRYLGWPGQAISYRVGEQVILDLRDEWVAKNGADDLPRFHNELLSIGSVGLDLTRDLVRQVM; this is encoded by the coding sequence GTGCCCGCCCGCCGCCAGGTCGAGATCGCCATCGAACAGGGACGGCAGGCTGCGGGCCCTGATTCGTCGTTCGGGCCGATGCTCGACACCTTCGGCGAGGCAGTTGCCGACGACAGCGATCTGGCCCCACTGCGCCCCCGTGTGGTGGCCGCGATCGAAAGCGCCAAGCACGCCTACGCCCAAGCCACCGACTGGCTCGAGGCTCACCTGCTGCCCGCCGCCAACCCCCGCGACGCAGTGGGACACGACGCCTACGTCGCCGCTACCCGCATCTGGTTGGGCGCCGATATCGATCCGATCGCCACCTACGAATGGGGGTGGGAAGAGCTGGCGCGCCTCGGCGAAGACCTTCGTGCCGCGTGCGCCCGCATAGACCCCGACGCAACCGTCGACCAGGTCCTCGAGCGTCTGGGCACCGACCCGTCGATGTGTGCGGCCGACGCTCAGGAGTTCCTGGCGCTGATGCAGCAACGCCAAGAGCAGGCCCTCAGCGAACTCGACGGCACCCACTTCGTCGTGGACCCGCGCATCCGCACCCTCGAGGTCAAGGCTGCCCCGCCCGGCGGGGCCGCGGCTCCGCACTATTCGGCGCCCTCGGAAGACTTCTCGCGACCCGGACGGGTCTGGTACCCGATGGAGGGGCGCACGACCTTCCCGCTCTTCGAGGAGGTCACCACCGCGTACCACGAAGGCTTCCCCGGCCATCACCTACAGGCCGGCACCGCGTTGGCTCTCGGTGACCAGTTGTCGCGGTTCCATCGCATGTCGATCTGGCACCCGGGGTCCGGCGAGGGGTGGGCGCTCTACGCCGAGCGGCTGATGGGCGAGCTGGGCTACCTCGACAAGCCCGAGTACGAGGTCGGATTGATCATGTCCCAGACGCTGAGGGCGTGCCGGATCGTCATCGACATCGGCTGCCACCTCGAGCTGACCATCCCCGATGGTTCGCCCGTCGGCGCCGGCCAGACCTGGAGCTACGAGCTCGGTGTCGAGATGATGATGAAGGTCGCACACCAGACCAGGCACATGTCCGAGTCCGAGATGGTGCGTTATCTGGGCTGGCCCGGGCAGGCGATCTCGTATCGGGTCGGCGAGCAGGTCATCTTGGACCTGCGCGACGAGTGGGTGGCCAAGAACGGTGCCGACGACCTGCCGCGCTTTCACAACGAACTGTTGTCGATAGGTTCGGTCGGCCTCGACTTGACCCGCGACCTGGTTCGCCAGGTCATGTAG
- a CDS encoding AAC(3) family N-acetyltransferase, producing the protein MTEADAVASSPGPITRTSLVADLSALGVRVGSVLMVHSSLSSLGWVVGGAQTVVQALLDVVGPEGTIVMPTQTGQLTDPALWSNPPIPDEWVDEVRANMPVFDPALTPTRAMGQIVEVFRHVAGVVRSPHPTVSFAACGPRAHQVCSEHPLTNQFGESSPLARMYELDATVLLLGVGHGNNTSLHLAETRAEWPSKSLSADCAKVMVDGVATWVDFDELRPDESDFDAIGDAFAATGRQIEGRVGQATALLMRQRDIVDFGVGWISANRR; encoded by the coding sequence ATGACCGAGGCCGACGCCGTTGCGTCATCGCCTGGCCCGATAACCCGAACCTCGTTGGTGGCCGACCTGTCGGCCCTCGGTGTTCGAGTCGGGTCGGTGCTGATGGTTCACTCGTCACTGTCGTCGTTGGGCTGGGTCGTCGGCGGAGCCCAGACCGTGGTGCAGGCGCTGCTGGACGTGGTGGGGCCAGAAGGCACCATCGTGATGCCCACCCAGACCGGGCAGCTGACCGATCCGGCCTTGTGGTCGAATCCGCCCATCCCCGACGAATGGGTCGACGAGGTCAGGGCCAACATGCCCGTGTTCGACCCTGCGCTGACCCCCACCAGGGCCATGGGGCAGATCGTCGAGGTCTTCCGCCATGTCGCAGGTGTGGTTCGCAGCCCGCATCCGACGGTGTCGTTCGCCGCGTGCGGGCCCAGGGCACACCAGGTGTGTTCAGAACACCCGTTGACGAATCAATTCGGCGAGTCATCGCCCTTGGCGCGCATGTACGAGCTCGATGCAACGGTGCTGTTGCTGGGGGTCGGTCACGGTAACAACACTTCACTTCACCTGGCCGAAACGCGAGCGGAGTGGCCCTCGAAGTCGCTCAGCGCCGACTGCGCGAAGGTCATGGTCGACGGTGTGGCGACATGGGTCGACTTCGACGAGCTGCGGCCCGATGAGTCCGACTTCGACGCCATAGGCGACGCGTTCGCTGCGACCGGGCGTCAGATCGAGGGGCGCGTAGGTCAGGCCACCGCGCTGCTGATGCGCCAGCGCGACATCGTCGACTTCGGCGTCGGGTGGATCAGCGCGAACCGCCGCTGA
- a CDS encoding TIGR03564 family F420-dependent LLM class oxidoreductase, giving the protein MTSSTVRWGYGAGTAVTSVQQALAEALWAEAAGFDSFWISQMSGVDPIVACAAIGERAAGLTEMGTSVVPLTGRHPLALAASAATAASATGNRFTLGIGPSHKIVAEGMYGESFDRPFARTAEFVHCLNALFETGSVQHGGDHIVANGTLTVEADPPPLLLAALGPRMLAFAGAHAAGTSVGQCGPKTIASHIAPLIREAAAEAGRPDPRIVALVNICVTSDRDGAIEAARPGSAMYGSLPSYRRMLDIEGVDDAVDLVLIGSPDEVGDRLGQYVESGATDLRVGIATQDPQDRAATKSFLESFVA; this is encoded by the coding sequence ATGACTTCTTCAACCGTCAGATGGGGCTACGGAGCCGGTACGGCCGTCACCAGCGTTCAGCAGGCTCTCGCCGAGGCCTTGTGGGCCGAGGCGGCAGGATTCGACTCGTTCTGGATCTCGCAGATGTCGGGCGTCGACCCCATCGTGGCGTGTGCAGCGATAGGCGAACGCGCAGCCGGTTTGACCGAAATGGGCACGTCGGTAGTGCCCCTGACCGGGCGGCACCCGTTGGCCCTGGCGGCGTCGGCGGCCACCGCGGCGTCGGCCACGGGCAACCGGTTCACCCTGGGCATCGGGCCATCGCACAAGATCGTGGCAGAAGGCATGTACGGCGAGAGCTTCGACCGGCCCTTCGCCCGCACCGCCGAGTTCGTGCACTGCCTGAACGCCCTGTTCGAGACCGGCTCGGTCCAGCACGGCGGCGATCACATCGTCGCCAACGGGACACTCACGGTCGAGGCCGACCCGCCGCCCCTGTTGCTGGCAGCGCTGGGCCCACGAATGCTTGCCTTCGCCGGAGCGCACGCCGCGGGCACCAGCGTCGGCCAGTGCGGCCCCAAGACCATCGCGTCACACATCGCGCCGCTGATACGCGAAGCTGCGGCCGAGGCCGGCCGGCCCGATCCGCGCATCGTGGCCCTGGTCAACATCTGCGTCACCTCCGATCGAGATGGGGCCATCGAAGCCGCCAGGCCCGGATCGGCCATGTACGGATCGCTGCCCTCGTACCGACGAATGCTCGACATCGAGGGCGTCGACGACGCCGTAGACCTGGTGCTGATCGGGTCACCCGACGAGGTCGGCGACCGGCTGGGCCAATACGTCGAATCTGGCGCCACCGATCTGCGAGTGGGTATAGCGACGCAAGACCCCCAAGACCGAGCGGCCACGAAGTCCTTCCTCGAGAGCTTCGTCGCCTAG